One window from the genome of Microbacterium sulfonylureivorans encodes:
- a CDS encoding MFS transporter, whose product MSTAPVDTSTGIWQGRYVWVTVGAVALIFLAAMQSLAVTTVMPVVSADLDGDALYAVAFAGTLATSVIGMVAVGAWCDRGGVLAPLTTAVILFVVGLVVAGLAASMPWLVAGRLVQGLGTGGQTVALYVVVARVYPAVLHGRVFAAFSAAWVVPSLIGPFLAGAVTEALHWRWVFLGVAALTVVAFTMVVLRLYGLPLGADRPATGRIGPRMACAVAVALGALALSLAGRLGAYSWAVVAASALVIALASRPLLPRGTLLARRGLPSVVLMRGLIAGALFGAEIYVPYLLIDHYDFSPTWAGLGLTAAAIAWAAAADVQGRFGDRLGNARITVIGTSLLVTSTVVAAVVAVLMLHPAVLIAGWAFAGGGMGLMYPRLTVLTLAYSTPQNQGFNSSALSISDSVGAATSIAVMGLVFTALAGTDAAFPAVFAIATGLALLALLPGLRLGHAHEAATTQRR is encoded by the coding sequence ATGAGCACCGCACCCGTCGACACCTCGACGGGTATCTGGCAGGGCCGGTACGTCTGGGTCACGGTCGGCGCGGTCGCCCTCATCTTCCTCGCGGCGATGCAGTCGCTCGCGGTCACGACCGTGATGCCGGTCGTCAGCGCTGATCTCGACGGCGACGCGCTGTACGCGGTCGCCTTCGCGGGGACGCTCGCCACAAGCGTGATCGGGATGGTCGCCGTGGGCGCCTGGTGCGATCGCGGGGGAGTGCTCGCACCGCTGACCACCGCCGTGATCCTCTTCGTCGTCGGTCTCGTCGTCGCCGGGCTCGCCGCCTCGATGCCGTGGCTCGTCGCGGGGCGACTGGTCCAGGGACTCGGCACCGGCGGGCAGACCGTCGCTCTGTACGTCGTGGTGGCGCGCGTGTACCCGGCGGTGCTTCACGGACGGGTGTTCGCGGCGTTCTCGGCCGCGTGGGTGGTCCCGTCGCTGATCGGACCGTTCCTCGCCGGCGCCGTGACCGAGGCCCTTCACTGGCGCTGGGTCTTCCTGGGGGTCGCGGCGCTCACCGTCGTCGCGTTCACGATGGTCGTTCTCCGCCTCTACGGACTCCCGCTGGGCGCGGACCGTCCGGCCACGGGCCGGATCGGACCGCGCATGGCCTGCGCGGTGGCGGTGGCCCTCGGAGCGCTGGCGCTGAGCCTGGCGGGCAGACTCGGGGCGTACTCCTGGGCGGTGGTGGCGGCATCCGCTCTCGTGATCGCCCTGGCCTCGAGGCCCCTGCTGCCGCGGGGAACGCTGCTCGCCCGCCGCGGGCTGCCGAGCGTGGTGCTCATGCGCGGCCTGATCGCGGGGGCGCTGTTCGGCGCCGAGATCTACGTCCCCTATCTGCTGATCGACCACTACGACTTCTCTCCGACGTGGGCGGGCCTCGGCCTCACCGCCGCCGCGATCGCCTGGGCTGCGGCCGCCGACGTGCAGGGGCGCTTCGGCGATCGACTCGGCAATGCCCGCATCACGGTGATCGGAACGTCGCTGCTCGTCACGTCGACGGTGGTCGCGGCCGTCGTGGCCGTGCTCATGCTGCACCCCGCGGTGCTGATCGCCGGATGGGCGTTCGCGGGCGGCGGCATGGGGCTGATGTATCCACGACTGACAGTGCTGACGCTGGCCTACTCGACCCCGCAGAACCAGGGATTCAACTCCTCGGCGCTGTCGATCTCCGACTCTGTCGGCGCAGCCACCTCGATCGCCGTCATGGGGCTCGTCTTCACGGCGCTGGCGGGAACGGATGCCGCGTTCCCCGCCGTGTTCGCGATCGCGACCGGACTCGCGCTGCTCGCACTCCTCCCGGGTCTGCGCCTCGGTCATGCGCACGAGGCGGCTACGACGCAGCGGAGATGA
- a CDS encoding MalY/PatB family protein, with the protein MSVIPLEALPIEQLRQRSSTKWRKYGDDVLPFFVAETDYPAAPAITAALTRAIALGDTGYTPPDPGVAAAYAGFAARRFGWAVDPSRIRTTCDVMMAIVEILRKVVEPGDRVVVTTPVYPPFFECIPEAGGVVERVPLVDTGTGWELDLLGIEAAFAGGARAILLCNPHNPTGTVHSRETLAALADLAAAFGAVVVSDEIHAPLTHAGATFTPFLDASPVAARVGYAVVSASKAFNLAGLKCALMVTADDATSRVVRSLPDEVEWRTGLFGAIAALAAFSEESDPWLDAQLAALDQNRVLLADLLAEHVPSARYRIPDAGFLAWVDLSDLGWGDNPAVKIRREADVAFHLGPYFGEEGNGHVRINFGCSPELLTEAVRRVGSLA; encoded by the coding sequence GTGAGCGTGATCCCCCTTGAGGCCCTGCCGATCGAGCAGCTGCGACAGCGGTCCAGCACGAAGTGGCGCAAGTACGGCGACGACGTCCTGCCGTTCTTCGTGGCAGAGACCGATTACCCCGCGGCGCCGGCCATCACGGCCGCGCTGACCCGCGCGATCGCCCTCGGTGACACCGGGTACACCCCGCCCGACCCCGGCGTCGCAGCCGCCTACGCAGGCTTCGCCGCGCGCCGGTTCGGCTGGGCGGTCGATCCGTCGCGGATCCGCACGACCTGCGACGTCATGATGGCGATCGTGGAGATCCTCCGGAAGGTCGTCGAGCCGGGGGACCGGGTCGTGGTGACGACCCCCGTGTACCCGCCATTCTTCGAGTGCATCCCGGAGGCCGGCGGCGTCGTCGAACGCGTCCCTCTCGTCGACACGGGCACGGGGTGGGAGCTCGATCTCCTGGGCATCGAGGCCGCCTTCGCAGGAGGAGCACGCGCCATCCTGCTGTGCAATCCGCACAATCCGACGGGCACCGTCCACTCCCGCGAGACGCTCGCGGCCCTCGCCGACCTGGCGGCCGCCTTCGGCGCCGTCGTCGTCAGCGACGAGATCCACGCGCCGCTCACGCACGCGGGCGCGACGTTCACCCCGTTCCTGGACGCCTCGCCCGTCGCCGCGCGCGTGGGCTACGCAGTCGTCAGCGCGAGCAAGGCATTCAACCTCGCGGGCCTCAAGTGCGCGCTGATGGTCACCGCGGACGACGCGACCTCGAGGGTGGTCCGCTCGCTCCCGGACGAGGTGGAGTGGCGCACGGGCCTGTTCGGCGCGATCGCGGCGCTGGCGGCGTTCTCGGAGGAGAGCGATCCGTGGCTCGACGCCCAGCTCGCCGCACTCGACCAGAACCGCGTGCTGCTTGCCGACCTCCTCGCCGAGCACGTTCCCTCCGCCCGCTATCGCATCCCGGATGCCGGATTCCTCGCGTGGGTGGATCTGTCCGATCTGGGGTGGGGCGACAACCCCGCGGTGAAGATCCGTCGTGAGGCCGACGTCGCCTTCCACCTGGGTCCGTACTTCGGGGAAGAGGGCAACGGCCATGTCCGGATCAACTTCGGATGCTCGCCCGAGCTGCTGACCGAGGCCGTCCGCCGGGTGGGTAGCCTGGCCTGA
- a CDS encoding metal-sulfur cluster assembly factor, giving the protein MTATLTPEKYDEVTEALKDVMDPELGINVVDLGLIYDLGWDDENDALVIHMTLTSAGCPLTDVLEEQTAQALDEVVDRFRINWVWMPPWGPERITDDGRDMMRALGFAI; this is encoded by the coding sequence ATGACCGCAACGCTCACACCCGAGAAGTACGACGAGGTCACCGAAGCTCTCAAGGACGTCATGGACCCCGAGCTGGGGATCAATGTCGTCGACCTCGGCCTGATCTACGACCTCGGGTGGGATGACGAGAACGACGCGCTGGTCATCCACATGACACTGACGTCGGCGGGCTGCCCGCTGACCGACGTGCTCGAGGAGCAGACGGCCCAGGCGCTCGACGAGGTCGTGGACCGCTTCCGCATCAACTGGGTGTGGATGCCGCCGTGGGGTCCCGAGCGGATCACCGACGACGGCCGCGACATGATGCGGGCGCTCGGCTTCGCGATCTGA
- the sufC gene encoding Fe-S cluster assembly ATPase SufC, with amino-acid sequence MSVLEIRDLHVTVETDAGITPILNGVTLTIRTGETHAIMGPNGSGKSTLAYTIAGHPKYTVTSGSISLDGENVLEMSVDERARAGLFLAMQYPVEIPGVTVTNFLRTAKTAIEGEAPSIRTWTKDVKQSMKALRMDPKFAQRNVNEGFSGGEKKRHEILQLELLKPQLAILDETDSGLDVDALKIVSEGVNRAKEQTGLGVLLITHYTRILRYIHPDFVHVMVGGRIVEEGGPELADRLEDEGYDRYLPSGEEEPADAAVVSEA; translated from the coding sequence ATGTCTGTCCTCGAGATCCGCGACCTGCATGTGACGGTCGAGACGGATGCCGGAATCACCCCCATCCTCAACGGCGTGACGCTCACGATCCGCACCGGCGAGACCCACGCCATCATGGGCCCCAACGGCTCCGGCAAGTCGACGCTGGCGTACACGATCGCCGGTCACCCGAAGTACACGGTCACGAGCGGCTCGATCTCGCTCGACGGCGAGAACGTGCTGGAGATGTCTGTCGACGAGCGCGCACGCGCGGGGCTCTTCCTCGCGATGCAGTATCCGGTCGAGATCCCCGGCGTCACGGTCACCAACTTCCTCCGCACCGCGAAGACCGCGATCGAGGGCGAGGCGCCGTCGATCCGCACGTGGACCAAGGACGTAAAGCAGTCCATGAAGGCTCTGCGGATGGACCCCAAGTTCGCTCAGCGCAACGTCAACGAGGGGTTCTCCGGCGGCGAGAAGAAGCGCCACGAGATCCTGCAGCTCGAGCTGCTCAAGCCGCAGCTCGCGATCCTCGACGAGACCGATTCGGGACTCGACGTCGACGCGCTGAAGATCGTGTCGGAGGGTGTCAACCGCGCCAAGGAGCAGACCGGCCTCGGCGTCCTCCTCATCACCCACTACACGCGGATCCTGCGCTACATCCACCCCGACTTCGTCCATGTCATGGTGGGCGGCCGGATCGTCGAGGAGGGCGGCCCCGAGCTGGCCGACCGTCTCGAGGACGAGGGCTACGACCGCTACCTCCCCTCGGGCGAGGAAGAGCCGGCCGACGCCGCCGTCGTCAGCGAAGCATAG
- a CDS encoding non-heme iron oxygenase ferredoxin subunit, translating to MTAQRVCALSELEQDSAIRVEVDGVAMAVVLDSAGEVHAIGDTCTHGDISLAEGFVDGDSLECWAHGSAFSLLTGKPLNLPAYEPVPVFAVVIDGDDVLIDPTVKKEV from the coding sequence ATGACCGCACAGCGCGTCTGCGCCCTCAGCGAGCTCGAGCAGGACTCCGCGATCCGCGTCGAGGTCGACGGTGTCGCCATGGCCGTCGTGCTCGACTCCGCCGGTGAGGTCCACGCGATCGGCGACACCTGCACGCACGGCGACATCTCGCTCGCCGAAGGCTTCGTCGACGGCGACTCGCTGGAGTGCTGGGCTCACGGCTCGGCGTTCTCGCTGCTCACCGGAAAGCCCCTCAACCTCCCCGCGTACGAGCCCGTCCCCGTCTTCGCCGTCGTGATCGACGGTGACGACGTGCTCATCGACCCCACTGTCAAAAAGGAAGTCTGA
- the sufD gene encoding Fe-S cluster assembly protein SufD: MSSVTQAPVTVPGAKGHTDGAGAFVPVQTRDERPRSYDPSDFEAPTGREVNWKHTPVDRLTRLFADEAGDAGAVSVAVSGPVAAAGLAVGAAPRGEVFLPDDLPAAIAWSRSAEALYITVPVEAELDEPVVIESVGGSAGLVAHAHIVIEASRHSRATVVLRHVGAAQFAQNVEVIVREGAHLEVVTVQQWDDEAVHAASHQARVERDATLRHIVVSFGGGVVRVNPSVELAGTGSRAELYGLSYSDAGQHLESQVYLHHKGAETTGDVLYKGALQGAAARSVWIGDVLIGPDAVGTDSYEANRNLVLTDGARAESIPNLEIETGDIRGAGHASATGRFDDEQLFYLQARGIQEDEARRMVVLGFLAEIVQKLGVPELEAELFAAIEEELAREVAR; this comes from the coding sequence GTGAGTTCCGTGACCCAGGCCCCCGTCACCGTCCCCGGTGCGAAGGGCCACACCGATGGCGCCGGTGCGTTCGTGCCCGTGCAGACCCGCGACGAGCGTCCCCGTTCGTACGATCCGTCCGACTTCGAGGCCCCGACCGGGCGCGAGGTGAACTGGAAGCACACTCCGGTCGACCGCCTGACGCGCCTGTTCGCCGATGAGGCGGGCGACGCCGGCGCCGTGTCGGTCGCCGTGTCCGGACCCGTGGCCGCGGCCGGCCTCGCGGTCGGCGCCGCACCGCGCGGCGAGGTCTTCCTCCCCGACGACCTCCCCGCCGCGATCGCATGGAGCCGCTCCGCGGAGGCGCTGTACATCACCGTCCCGGTGGAGGCCGAGCTCGACGAACCCGTCGTCATCGAGTCGGTGGGCGGTTCCGCCGGCCTCGTGGCGCACGCGCACATCGTGATCGAGGCATCGCGCCACAGCCGCGCCACGGTCGTGCTGCGTCATGTCGGCGCCGCCCAGTTCGCCCAGAACGTCGAGGTCATCGTCCGCGAAGGCGCTCACCTCGAGGTCGTCACGGTGCAGCAGTGGGACGACGAGGCCGTGCACGCGGCATCCCACCAGGCCCGCGTCGAGCGCGATGCCACACTCCGCCACATCGTCGTCAGCTTCGGCGGCGGCGTCGTCCGGGTGAACCCGAGCGTCGAACTCGCCGGCACCGGCTCGCGGGCCGAGCTCTACGGCCTCAGCTACTCCGATGCCGGCCAGCACCTCGAGAGCCAGGTCTACCTGCACCACAAGGGCGCCGAGACGACCGGCGACGTGCTCTACAAGGGCGCGCTCCAGGGAGCGGCGGCACGGAGCGTCTGGATCGGCGACGTCCTCATCGGGCCGGATGCCGTGGGCACCGACTCGTACGAGGCGAACCGCAACCTCGTCCTCACCGACGGCGCACGCGCCGAGTCGATCCCGAACCTGGAGATCGAGACCGGAGACATCCGCGGCGCCGGGCACGCCAGCGCGACGGGACGCTTCGACGACGAGCAGCTGTTCTACCTGCAGGCGCGAGGCATCCAGGAGGATGAGGCGCGCCGCATGGTCGTGCTCGGCTTCCTCGCCGAGATCGTGCAGAAGCTCGGCGTCCCAGAACTCGAGGCCGAGCTGTTCGCCGCCATCGAGGAAGAGCTCGCACGGGAGGTCGCCCGATGA